A single window of Anaerolineae bacterium DNA harbors:
- a CDS encoding extracellular solute-binding protein has product MEKRKLTRRDFLNLSAGVAAGSLLAACGAQPTPEKIVETVIVEKEGEKVVETVVVEKEVEKVVTATPGAEAPAAETVTITFTGWGGTEEDEGVKSAVKVFEEENPNIKVTWIQIPENYDDKVLAMTAAGTPPDTAFVNNGQFRTYARDGLLLDITDLLKGDPELGRVDYFIEPQEEARCTYQGRWYGIGSCWVAPHIYYNADIFEQEGIEPPSNDPEKAWDWSEFLEVAKQLTIDVNGNHPGDSGFDEDNIERWAIQWPTWSIPLHAVIASNGGYWINPDTGLVDIDKPEATEALQAVADLMLVHKVSPLNTAFSALGMSNTQMLENGKLAMAVDGSWALAWITKINAKLGTAALPKLKQPATDMQAHIHSAYAATKYPDQAWKWVRFLGTEFYQLVFLKMGLWLPSQTDLMTPEGMQKWYTERQGPGDGVHPAGYDQIVTQYVPKYGHVLYMPPGYAKADAVITPALDAIWIGEQTAEEAMTAAAPEANAILEAEQQKG; this is encoded by the coding sequence ATGGAAAAAAGAAAGTTAACTCGCCGGGATTTTCTAAATTTATCCGCCGGTGTGGCGGCAGGCTCACTCCTGGCTGCTTGTGGCGCCCAACCCACCCCCGAAAAGATTGTTGAAACGGTCATTGTGGAAAAGGAAGGAGAAAAGGTTGTTGAAACTGTCGTGGTAGAAAAAGAAGTGGAAAAGGTGGTTACGGCCACTCCTGGAGCTGAAGCGCCTGCGGCTGAAACGGTCACTATTACCTTCACCGGCTGGGGCGGCACCGAAGAAGATGAGGGCGTGAAGTCCGCCGTTAAGGTTTTTGAGGAAGAAAACCCCAACATCAAAGTTACTTGGATTCAAATCCCCGAAAACTACGACGACAAAGTGCTGGCGATGACGGCCGCGGGGACTCCCCCTGATACCGCCTTTGTTAACAATGGTCAGTTTAGAACCTATGCCCGTGATGGCCTGCTGCTCGATATTACCGACTTGCTCAAAGGGGACCCGGAACTCGGCAGAGTAGATTACTTCATCGAGCCGCAAGAGGAAGCGCGCTGCACCTATCAAGGCCGCTGGTATGGCATTGGTTCTTGCTGGGTAGCCCCGCACATCTATTACAACGCCGATATTTTTGAACAGGAAGGCATCGAACCGCCCAGCAATGACCCCGAGAAAGCCTGGGATTGGAGTGAATTCCTTGAGGTTGCCAAACAATTGACGATTGACGTTAACGGCAACCATCCCGGCGATAGCGGCTTTGACGAGGACAATATTGAGCGCTGGGCCATCCAGTGGCCTACCTGGTCCATCCCCTTACACGCAGTAATTGCCTCCAATGGCGGCTACTGGATTAATCCAGACACCGGCCTGGTTGATATTGATAAACCCGAAGCCACCGAAGCCCTGCAAGCCGTGGCCGACTTGATGTTGGTGCACAAGGTTAGCCCGCTCAATACGGCCTTTAGCGCATTGGGCATGAGCAACACCCAGATGCTCGAAAACGGCAAACTGGCCATGGCCGTAGATGGCTCATGGGCGTTGGCCTGGATTACCAAAATCAATGCCAAACTGGGCACCGCCGCGCTGCCCAAGCTGAAACAACCCGCCACCGACATGCAGGCGCATATTCATTCCGCCTATGCCGCCACCAAATATCCCGACCAGGCCTGGAAGTGGGTTAGATTCCTGGGTACCGAATTTTATCAACTGGTCTTCCTGAAAATGGGGCTGTGGCTGCCCAGCCAGACCGATTTGATGACCCCCGAAGGTATGCAAAAGTGGTATACCGAGCGCCAGGGTCCGGGCGATGGCGTACATCCCGCCGGCTACGACCAGATTGTCACCCAGTACGTGCCCAAATACGGTCATGTGCTCTACATGCCGCCAGGGTATGCCAAAGCCGACGCGGTCATTACCCCCGCCTTAGACGCCATCTGGATTGGCGAACAGACGGCCGAGGAAGCGATGACGGCGGCAGCGCCGGAAGCCAACGCTATCCTGGAAGCAGAACAACAAAAAGGGTAG
- a CDS encoding sugar ABC transporter permease, translated as MDNTASWAKKPSFAGKFSVISAIRWFQTLQGRRTVIGYIFIGPFILGVLFWVLIPALTAVWLVFQDWNLISPASYIGLKNITRLATDKLFWQSLKVTTIFTVASVPLGLLFSFILALLINTKVRGLAIFRTIYYLPSIMPAVANAVLWAWIFNTDFGLLNALLRSIGLPKVGWLQQPEWALPALIAMSLWGVGAAMIIFLAGLQGIPETFYEAAKIDGAGRWAQLRHITVPLMSPVIFFNLIIGVINSFQVFTAGYLITNGGPQNATLFYVLYLYRVGFRYLEMGYAATLSWILFFVIMILTFIIFKTLGRSVYYQEDV; from the coding sequence ATGGATAATACAGCGAGTTGGGCTAAAAAACCATCGTTTGCCGGTAAATTTTCTGTTATTAGCGCCATCCGCTGGTTTCAAACCCTACAGGGACGGCGAACCGTAATTGGCTACATTTTTATTGGCCCCTTTATTTTGGGTGTTTTGTTTTGGGTATTGATTCCGGCCCTGACCGCGGTCTGGTTAGTCTTTCAGGATTGGAACTTGATTTCTCCGGCCAGTTATATCGGCCTGAAGAATATCACTCGCCTGGCTACGGATAAACTATTTTGGCAATCCCTCAAAGTCACCACCATTTTTACCGTGGCTTCAGTCCCGCTTGGGTTGTTGTTCAGTTTTATCCTGGCCTTGCTGATTAACACCAAAGTGCGCGGCCTGGCTATTTTTCGGACTATTTATTATCTGCCCAGCATTATGCCGGCCGTGGCCAACGCGGTGTTGTGGGCCTGGATTTTTAACACTGATTTTGGCTTACTCAATGCGCTGTTACGCTCTATCGGGCTACCCAAAGTTGGTTGGCTCCAACAACCGGAATGGGCCTTGCCGGCATTAATCGCTATGAGCCTGTGGGGTGTGGGCGCGGCCATGATTATCTTTTTGGCCGGTTTGCAGGGCATCCCCGAGACGTTTTACGAAGCGGCTAAAATTGATGGGGCCGGCCGCTGGGCGCAGTTGCGGCATATTACCGTCCCGCTCATGTCGCCCGTTATCTTTTTTAACCTGATTATTGGGGTTATCAACTCGTTTCAGGTGTTTACCGCCGGTTATCTCATCACCAATGGCGGCCCGCAAAATGCTACCCTGTTCTATGTTTTATATCTGTACCGGGTCGGTTTCAGATATTTGGAAATGGGCTACGCCGCTACCCTCTCCTGGATACTTTTCTTCGTCATTATGATCCTGACCTTTATTATTTTTAAGACATTGGGACGCAGTGTTTATTACCAGGAAGACGTTTAA
- a CDS encoding carbohydrate ABC transporter permease — MILPFLWLISSSLKLETRVFQYPPQWIPDPVRWMNYYEALTDKPFHIYFKNTMLIATLNQIAILLTASFCAYGFARIEFPGRDFWFAVALGTIMIPFYVIMVPQFIIFSRLGWMNTYLPLTVPYFFGGGAFNIFLFRQFFRSLPKELSDAARIDGCNEFAIYWRVMLPLTTPALITVAIFTFLFSWNDFIGPLLYINSPEKFTIAIGLATYRSMLGVGRTRWDLLMAASTAMTLPVIFLFFVLQRYFIRGVVMTGLKA, encoded by the coding sequence ATGATTCTGCCGTTCCTCTGGCTCATCAGCAGTTCTCTCAAGCTGGAAACGCGGGTGTTTCAATACCCACCCCAATGGATCCCCGATCCGGTGCGCTGGATGAACTATTATGAGGCCCTGACCGATAAACCCTTTCACATTTATTTCAAAAACACCATGCTGATTGCGACGCTCAATCAAATTGCTATTCTATTGACCGCTTCCTTTTGCGCTTATGGTTTTGCCCGTATCGAATTCCCCGGTCGCGATTTTTGGTTTGCCGTGGCCCTGGGCACCATCATGATCCCTTTTTATGTGATTATGGTGCCCCAGTTTATTATCTTTAGCCGCCTGGGCTGGATGAACACCTATCTGCCCCTCACTGTGCCATACTTTTTTGGCGGGGGAGCTTTTAACATCTTCCTCTTTCGCCAATTCTTCCGCAGCCTGCCCAAAGAACTATCCGACGCCGCCCGGATTGACGGCTGCAACGAATTTGCCATCTACTGGCGGGTGATGCTGCCCTTAACCACCCCCGCCCTGATTACCGTGGCCATTTTTACCTTCCTGTTCAGTTGGAATGACTTTATCGGCCCGTTGCTCTACATCAACTCACCCGAAAAATTTACCATCGCCATTGGCCTGGCCACCTACCGCAGCATGTTGGGGGTGGGACGGACGCGCTGGGACCTGCTGATGGCCGCCTCGACCGCCATGACCCTGCCTGTAATCTTCCTCTTTTTTGTTTTGCAACGTTACTTCATCCGGGGCGTGGTGATGACCGGATTAAAGGCTTAA
- a CDS encoding glycoside hydrolase family 127 protein yields MTHNLRSIPLRQVKLLPGDFQHRFNLNRQYLLSLRTDRLLQNYYLEAGLASYVFRTTSHGAPDSGDDWHWGWESPTCQLRGHFLGHWLSAAAKIYVATGDPEVKGKADQVVSELGHCQKENGGEWAASIPEKYLDWTAQSKRVWAPHYTIHKTLMGLYDMYAFAHNEQALEILSKFAQWFHRWTGQFSQEQMDDILDVETGGMLEAWADLYGVTQKQEHLDLIYRYERRRLFNRLLAGEDPLTNRHANTTIPEAHGAARAYEVTGDQHWRDITEAYWRCAVTDRGYFCTGSQTNGEIWTPPFEFAARLGDKNQEHCVVYNMIRLADYLLRWTGDVTYADYIERNIYNGILAQQHPDTGMIAYFLPLEAGGRKIWGSPTNDFWCCHGSLVQAHTIHNAHVYYEDEAGLAVCQYIPTELAWEKDGVPVQVRQVADPEACPPAVAAPDGSVHRPQRQVIELSVRADQPVVFNLKFRLPWWLSAPANILVNGEPQTIADGPASFYSLRRPWHNDTVRLELPKTLSICPLPDKPDTVAFMDGPVVLAGLCADERTLFGDKNNPATILTPDNEREWVFWRHGYRTLNRPSNFRFIPLHQVRDEPYTVYFPVEEKA; encoded by the coding sequence ATGACTCACAATCTTAGATCTATCCCATTGAGGCAGGTCAAACTCTTGCCTGGCGACTTCCAACATCGTTTTAACTTAAACCGCCAATATTTGCTGAGTTTGCGCACCGACCGGCTGCTGCAAAACTACTACCTGGAAGCCGGACTGGCCTCTTATGTCTTTCGGACCACCTCGCACGGCGCGCCAGATTCCGGCGACGATTGGCACTGGGGCTGGGAATCGCCCACTTGCCAGCTCCGGGGGCATTTTTTGGGTCACTGGCTTTCGGCGGCGGCCAAAATTTACGTCGCTACCGGCGACCCTGAAGTTAAAGGCAAAGCCGACCAGGTTGTAAGCGAACTGGGCCACTGTCAAAAAGAGAACGGCGGCGAGTGGGCCGCCTCCATCCCCGAAAAATATCTCGACTGGACGGCCCAGAGCAAACGGGTGTGGGCGCCCCATTACACCATTCACAAAACCCTGATGGGTTTGTACGATATGTACGCCTTTGCCCATAACGAGCAAGCCCTGGAGATTCTGAGTAAGTTTGCCCAATGGTTCCATCGCTGGACCGGCCAGTTTTCCCAGGAACAAATGGACGACATCCTTGACGTGGAAACCGGCGGCATGCTGGAAGCTTGGGCCGACCTGTACGGCGTGACCCAAAAACAGGAGCACCTGGACCTGATTTATCGCTACGAGCGGCGGCGACTGTTCAACCGGCTGCTGGCGGGTGAAGACCCCCTGACCAACCGCCACGCCAACACCACCATTCCCGAAGCGCACGGCGCGGCCCGGGCTTACGAAGTGACCGGCGACCAACACTGGCGCGACATCACCGAGGCTTACTGGCGTTGCGCTGTCACCGACCGGGGCTACTTCTGCACCGGCAGCCAGACCAACGGCGAAATCTGGACCCCTCCCTTTGAATTTGCCGCGCGCCTGGGCGATAAAAACCAGGAACACTGCGTGGTCTATAATATGATTCGCCTGGCCGATTATCTGCTGCGCTGGACCGGCGATGTAACCTACGCCGACTACATTGAGCGCAACATCTACAACGGTATCCTGGCCCAGCAACATCCCGACACCGGCATGATCGCCTATTTCCTGCCCCTGGAAGCCGGAGGCCGGAAAATTTGGGGATCGCCCACCAACGACTTTTGGTGCTGCCACGGTTCCTTGGTGCAGGCGCACACCATCCACAATGCGCATGTGTATTACGAAGATGAGGCTGGGCTGGCCGTGTGCCAATACATTCCCACGGAACTCGCCTGGGAAAAAGACGGCGTGCCGGTTCAGGTGCGACAGGTTGCCGACCCCGAAGCCTGTCCTCCGGCCGTCGCCGCGCCTGATGGTTCGGTGCACCGGCCCCAACGCCAGGTTATAGAGCTATCGGTTCGCGCCGATCAGCCGGTTGTTTTCAATCTAAAATTCCGCCTGCCCTGGTGGTTATCTGCGCCGGCCAATATTCTGGTCAATGGCGAACCGCAAACGATTGCCGACGGTCCGGCCAGCTTTTATTCTTTGCGCCGCCCCTGGCACAACGATACCGTACGCCTTGAACTCCCCAAAACACTGTCAATCTGTCCCTTGCCCGACAAACCTGATACCGTCGCTTTTATGGATGGCCCGGTAGTGCTGGCCGGCTTGTGCGCAGACGAACGAACTTTGTTTGGCGATAAAAATAACCCGGCCACCATCCTCACCCCCGATAACGAACGCGAATGGGTTTTCTGGAGACATGGCTACCGCACCCTCAATCGGCCGTCCAATTTCCGTTTTATTCCCTTGCACCAAGTGCGCGACGAACCCTACACAGTTTATTTTCCTGTTGAAGAAAAAGCCTGA
- a CDS encoding sulfurtransferase TusA family protein has product MTKKVDARGLSCPQPIILAGKAIEAGDFPIEVLVETVTSRENVRRMAEAKKCRVQVEAIGDEFKLVITR; this is encoded by the coding sequence ATGACAAAAAAAGTAGATGCGCGCGGCCTGTCCTGTCCGCAGCCCATTATCCTGGCCGGCAAAGCGATTGAGGCTGGCGACTTCCCGATAGAAGTGCTGGTGGAAACCGTAACCTCACGGGAGAACGTGCGCCGCATGGCTGAAGCCAAAAAATGCCGGGTGCAGGTTGAGGCCATCGGCGACGAATTCAAATTGGTTATTACCAGATAA
- a CDS encoding YedE-related selenium metabolism membrane protein — protein sequence MSERLTRFFASRWGIILTGVIIGILASLLQKLGNPPNMGICVACFERDIAGALGLHRAAVVQYIRPEIIGFVLGAMMAAYAFREFRARAGSAPIVRFILGMLAMIGALAFLGCPWRALLRLAGGDLNAIIGLAGLAVGITIGVQFLKSGYNLGHSHKTYPAVGWIMPVVMVGLLLLAIFQPKVGENGAIFFSESGPGAMHAALAVSLGAGLAIGFLAQRTRFCTMGSIRDVVLMRDYHLISGVGGLLVAAFVTNLALGQVNLGLFGQPVAHSSHLWNFLGMTLAGLAFALAGGCPGRQLFLSGEGDGDAAVFVLGMLTGAALAHNFALTGKPDNVAEGLGGGLTPSGMLAVILGLIVCLVIGFTMRERIQPETTEAQPTPTGATFGK from the coding sequence ATGTCTGAAAGACTCACCCGTTTTTTTGCCTCGCGGTGGGGCATTATTCTTACCGGGGTCATCATTGGCATCCTGGCCTCATTACTGCAAAAGTTGGGCAACCCGCCCAATATGGGCATTTGCGTAGCCTGTTTTGAGCGAGACATCGCCGGCGCCTTGGGCCTGCACCGGGCCGCCGTAGTCCAATATATCCGCCCGGAGATCATCGGCTTTGTTTTGGGGGCAATGATGGCGGCTTACGCTTTCCGGGAGTTCAGGGCGCGGGCCGGCTCGGCTCCCATTGTCCGCTTCATCCTGGGGATGTTGGCCATGATTGGCGCTCTGGCTTTTCTGGGCTGTCCCTGGCGGGCATTGTTAAGGCTGGCCGGCGGCGACCTCAATGCCATTATCGGCCTGGCCGGCCTGGCGGTGGGGATTACCATTGGTGTGCAATTTCTCAAATCCGGTTACAACCTGGGCCATTCCCACAAAACTTATCCGGCCGTGGGCTGGATTATGCCGGTTGTGATGGTCGGCTTGCTACTGCTGGCGATCTTCCAACCGAAGGTCGGTGAGAACGGCGCGATTTTTTTCAGTGAAAGCGGGCCAGGTGCTATGCACGCCGCCTTAGCCGTGTCGCTGGGCGCCGGATTGGCGATCGGCTTTTTGGCGCAGCGAACTCGCTTCTGCACAATGGGTTCTATTCGAGATGTTGTTTTAATGCGAGATTACCACTTGATCAGCGGGGTTGGCGGGTTGTTGGTGGCGGCATTTGTCACCAATCTTGCCCTGGGCCAAGTCAACCTGGGCCTCTTTGGCCAGCCGGTGGCCCATAGCAGCCACCTGTGGAACTTTTTGGGGATGACCCTGGCCGGTCTGGCCTTTGCCCTGGCCGGCGGCTGTCCGGGCCGGCAGTTATTTCTCTCCGGCGAAGGGGATGGGGATGCCGCTGTTTTTGTGCTGGGTATGCTCACCGGCGCGGCTTTGGCTCATAACTTTGCCCTGACCGGAAAACCGGATAACGTAGCCGAAGGGCTGGGGGGCGGTTTGACTCCCTCCGGCATGCTGGCGGTGATACTGGGTTTGATCGTTTGTCTGGTTATTGGTTTCACCATGCGTGAGCGGATTCAACCGGAAACCACAGAAGCACAGCCCACGCCGACTGGAGCCACTTTTGGCAAATAG
- a CDS encoding redoxin domain-containing protein: MAQLRQDYQEFLRRETEIIVVGPEDAGSFQSYWATENLKFIGLPDPKHQVLKLYGQEVKLFKFGRMPAQMLIDKLGMLRFVHYGHAMSDIPSNEEILSLLNSLRVSPNTAGDQVDS; the protein is encoded by the coding sequence ATGGCGCAGTTGCGTCAGGATTATCAAGAATTTTTGCGTAGAGAAACTGAAATTATTGTCGTTGGCCCGGAGGATGCAGGCTCATTTCAAAGCTATTGGGCCACAGAAAACTTAAAATTTATTGGCCTGCCTGATCCAAAACACCAGGTGCTCAAGCTCTACGGACAAGAAGTGAAGCTTTTTAAATTTGGCAGAATGCCTGCCCAAATGCTGATTGACAAATTGGGCATGCTGCGCTTTGTGCATTATGGACACGCCATGTCTGATATTCCTTCCAATGAAGAAATATTGAGTTTGCTGAATTCACTCAGAGTCTCTCCAAATACAGCCGGTGATCAGGTGGATTCATAA
- a CDS encoding redoxin domain-containing protein — translation MAKVEINTQAPDFSLKDFYGKTVSLSDFFGQKNVLIVFNRGFR, via the coding sequence ATGGCTAAAGTTGAAATAAATACACAAGCACCCGATTTCAGCTTAAAGGATTTTTATGGCAAGACCGTTTCTTTGTCCGATTTTTTCGGCCAAAAGAATGTGCTGATTGTGTTCAATCGAGGTTTCAGGTGA
- a CDS encoding fasciclin domain-containing protein, which yields MFNKFAKVIGILLVVTLFGALTTSAFAQDMDIVDTAVADGRFTTLSTALTEAGLIETLKGEGPFTVFAPTDDAFNALPDGTIEGLLADKAALTDVLLYHVVAGKVMAADVVTLDSAETVLGKPVSIKVDGGNVYVNDAQVIITDIETSNGVIHVIDAVLIPPADAPATLPDTGGVNTTGSLLPLILALGFILFAGGFGLLRFRAVTNK from the coding sequence ATGTTTAACAAATTTGCAAAAGTAATTGGTATCTTGTTGGTGGTAACTTTGTTTGGCGCTTTGACCACCTCCGCCTTTGCGCAAGACATGGACATTGTGGACACCGCTGTGGCCGACGGCCGCTTCACCACTCTGTCCACCGCGCTCACCGAAGCCGGTCTGATTGAAACGCTCAAGGGTGAAGGTCCCTTTACGGTTTTTGCCCCCACCGATGACGCTTTTAATGCCCTGCCGGATGGCACCATTGAAGGTTTGTTGGCCGACAAAGCGGCCCTGACCGACGTATTGCTCTACCACGTGGTGGCGGGTAAAGTAATGGCGGCCGATGTGGTGACGCTTGACTCTGCCGAAACCGTGTTAGGCAAGCCGGTGAGCATCAAGGTTGACGGCGGCAACGTGTATGTCAACGATGCGCAAGTTATCATCACCGACATCGAGACTTCCAACGGGGTTATCCACGTGATTGACGCCGTGCTCATCCCGCCTGCGGATGCTCCGGCCACCTTGCCCGACACCGGCGGCGTGAACACGACCGGCAGCTTGCTGCCCCTCATCTTGGCGTTAGGTTTCATCCTGTTCGCCGGTGGGTTTGGTCTGCTGCGCTTCCGCGCCGTAACCAACAAATAA